A section of the Phaseolus vulgaris cultivar G19833 chromosome 8, P. vulgaris v2.0, whole genome shotgun sequence genome encodes:
- the LOC137823853 gene encoding uncharacterized protein: MMLNFGRLWTPHTLIGLGLGQFLSLLITSTAFTSSELAKKGINAPTSQSFLNYVFLTFVYGTILLYRRKPLKAKWYYYVILGLVDVEANFLVVKAYQYTSLTSVMLLDCWSIPSVMLLTWLFLKTKYRFKKITGVVVCVAGLVLVVFSDVHAGDRAGGSNPRKGDLLVIAGATLYAISNVSEEFLVKNADRVELMAMLGLSGGIVSAIQISILERNELKSIHWSAEAALPFVGFAVAMFMFYSLVPVLLKINGSTMLNLSLLTSDMWAVLIRIFAYHEKVDWMYFVAFGAVTIGLVIYSGGDRDEDEQPPNSGDELRPAVKLDEEANLGNGSKGSRAGSSKTWVA, encoded by the exons ATGATGTTGAATTTTGGTAGGCTTTGGACTCCACACACGCTCATTGGTCTGGGTTTGGGGCAAtttctttctcttctcatcACTTCCACAGCCTTCACTTCTTCTGAATTGGCTAAAAAAG GAATCAATGCTCCCACTTCACAGTCCTTCCTCAACTATGTGTTCTTGACGTTTGTCTATGGAACCATTCTCCTATATCGAAGGAAACCACTCAAG GCAAAATGGTACTATTATGTAATTCTCGGATTGGTTGATGTGGAAGCTAATTTTCTTG TTGTGAAGGCATACCAATACACCTCACTGACGAGTGTGATGCTACTTGACTGCTGGTCAATTCCGTCCGTCATGCTTCTTACATGGCTTTTCTTAAAGACTAAATATAGATTCAAAAAGATTACCGGTGTAGTTGTTTGTGTTGCTGGCCTTGTCCTGGTTGTGTTTTCTGATGTTCATGCTGGTGACCGTGCAG GTGGAAGCAATCCTCGTAAAGGGGACCTTCTTGTTATTGCTGGTGCTACACTGTATGCAATCAGTAATGTCAGCGAG gaATTTCTTGTGAAAAATGCTGATAGAGTTGAGCTTATGGCAATGTTAGGTCTCTCTGGTGGCATTGTTAGTGCCATTCAAAT AAGCATACTTGAGCGCAATGAACTTAAATCTATTCATTGGTCAGCTGAGGCA GCCCTTCCTTTTGTTGGATTTGCAGTGGCCATGTTCATGTTTTACTCTTTAGTCCCTGTTCTGCTTAAG ATCAATGGTTCTACCATGCTAAATCTGTCGCTGTTGACCTCAGACATGTGGGCTGTGTTAATTCGCATTTTTGCTTATCATGAGAAG GTTGATTGGATGTACTTTGTGGCATTTGGTGCTGTTACCATTGGGCTTGTCATCTATTCAGG TGGAGACAGAGATGAGGATGAGCAGCCTCCAAATTCTGGCGATGAACTTCGGCCAGCAGTGAAACTGGATGAGGAAGCCAATTTAGGAAATGGGAGCAAAGGAAGTAGGGCTGGAAGCTCAAAGACCTGGGTAGCTTAG
- the LOC137823855 gene encoding uncharacterized protein codes for MVVERMAKAKVLRELLQTPGVHQGPACFDALGAKLIESAGFPYCITSGFSIAASRLALPDTGLISYGEMLDQGQLIAQAVSIPIIVDADNGYGNAMNLKRTVKGFIAAGFAGILLEDQVAPKACGHTRGRKVLPREEAVMKIRAAVDARTESGSDIVIVARTDARQALSLEEALIRCRAFADAGADVLFIDALASVEEMRALCQVSPNVPKLANMLEGGGKTPILSPKELEDVGFKLAIYPLSLIGVCIRAMQDALTAIKGGNVPPPGSMPSFEEIKDIVGFNTYYKEEERYSNQQP; via the exons ATGGTGGTGGAAAGAATGGCGAAGGCGAAGGTGCTTAGGGAGCTTCTGCAAACACCGGGCGTTCACCAGGGCCCGGCCTGCTTCGACGCTCTCGGAGCAAAGCTCATTGAATCCGCCGGTTTCCCCTACTGCATCACCAGTGGCTTCTCCATCGCCGCTTCCCGGCTCGCTTTGCCCGACACCGGCTTAATCTCTTACGGCGAAATGCTCGATCAGGGCCAACTCATCGCCCAAGCCGTCTCCATTCCCATCATCGTCGACGCCGACAACGGTTACGGCAACGCCATGAACCTCAAGAGAACCGTCAAGGGTTTTATCGCCGCCGGCTTCGCAGGAATCCTTCTCGAAGATCAG GTTGCGCCGAAAGCGTGTGGCCACACGCGCGGCAGGAAGGTGTTGCCCAGGGAGGAGGCGGTGATGAAGATTAGAGCCGCCGTGGATGCTCGAACAGAGAGCGGCTCCGACATTGTGATTGTGGCGCGCACCGATGCTCGGCAAGCCTTGTCCTTGGAGGAAGCGCTCATCAGATGCAGGGCGTTTGCCGATGCTGGGGCCGATGTTCTTTTCATAGACGCTCTCGCTTCCGTTGAGGAAATGAGAGCTCTTTGTCAAGTTTCTCCGAATGTTCCTAAACTG GCCAATATGCTCGAAGGAGGAGGCAAAACGCCTATACTTAGTCCTAAGGAACTTGAAGACGTTGGTTTTAAACTTGCTATTTATCCACTTTCCTTGATTGGGGTTTGCATACGAGCAATGCAG GATGCACTCACTGCAATTAAAGGAGGCAATGTTCCTCCTCCAGGAAGCATGCCTTCTTTTGAAGAAATTAAGGACATTGTAGGTTTCAACACTTACTATAAAGAAGAAGAGCGCTATTCTAACCAGCAGCCATAA
- the LOC137823851 gene encoding uncharacterized protein isoform X1: MKVSAVGNASVTVGLTFGGAGGALPFHSSSVSFLRTSKSSVVTASSLSGNDASSPSSPAKLLRRILDSPGVHQGPACFDALSAKLVQTAGFQFCFTSGFSISASRLALPDTGLISYGEILDQGHLITQAVSIPVIGDADNGYGNAMNLKRTLKGYVAAGFAGIILEDQVAPKACGHTRGRRVVSREEAVMKIKAAVDARRESGCDIVIVARTDSRQAVSLDEALVRSRAFADAGADVLFIDALASREEMKAFCEVSPLVPKMANMLEGGGKTPILNPMELEEIGFKIVAYPLSLIGVSIRAMQDSLIAIKGGRLPPPGSMPSFEEIKDILGFNAYYEEEKRYATSTNPQLSKGALGRVKGRESSSLYSIRRRDQVDSEQTSQSFKDPIVEVITPDDVYNKYGADSSRNPFSGIWSRTLRVKITGRDGFERLDVRIPAGFLDGITNIVPALGGVNIKELLDDAAEEVGGKLLIDFKDRMGDRIQVFLE, from the exons ATGAAGGTTTCAGCGGTTGGCAATGCCTCTGTGACGGTTGGTCTTACTTTTGGTGGTGCCGGTGGCGCCCTCCCATTCCACTCTTCTTCCGTTTCGTTCCTCCGAACATCCAAATCCTCAGTTGTCACAGCTTCTTCTCTTTCTGGCAACGAtgcttcttctccttcttcacCCGCCAAGCTCCTTCGACGAATCCTCGACTCCCCGGGGGTTCACCAAGGCCCCGCATGTTTCGACGCTCTCAGCGCCAAGCTCGTTCAGACCGCCGGCTTCCAGTTCTGCTTCACCAGCGGCTTCTCCATCTCCGCTTCCAGGCTCGCCTTGCCCGATACCGGTCTCATCTCTTACGGCGAGATTCTCGATCAAGGCCACCTCATCACCCAGGCCGTCTCCATTCCCGTCATCGGCGACGCCGACAACGGCTACGGCAACGCCATGAATCTCAAGAGAACTCTCAAAGGATACGTTGCCGCCGGTTTCGCTGGAATCATTCTCGAAGATCAG GTAGCGCCGAAAGCGTGTGGACACACGCGCGGGAGGAGAGTGGTGTCGAGAGAAGAAGCGGTGATGAAGATTAAGGCGGCCGTGGATGCGAGAAGAGAGAGCGGTTGCGATATTGTCATTGTGGCGCGTACGGATTCTCGCCAAGCTGTGTCGTTGGATGAAGCGCTTGTTAGGTCGAGGGCGTTCGCGGATGCCGGAGCTGATGTTCTTTTCATAGACGCGCTTGCTTCCAGAGAAGAGATGAAGGCTTTCTGCGAAGTTTCTCCGCTTGTTCCCAAAATG GCCAATATGCTTGAAGGTGGTGGCAAGACGCCGATACTTAATCCTATGGAGCTTGAAGAGATTGGTTTTAAGATTGTTGCATATCCCCTTTCCTTGATCGGGGTTTCTATACGAGCAATGCAG GATTCACTTATAGCCATTAAAGGAGGtcgtcttcctcctccaggAAGCATGCCTTCTTTTGAAGAAATTAAGGATATCTTAGGGTTCAATGCTTACTACGAAGAAGAGAAGCGTTATGCTACAAGTACCAATCCGCAGCTTTCCAAGGGAG CTCTAGGGAGAGTCAAAGGCAGAG AGAGCAGTAGCCTATACAGTATACGACGGAGAGATCAAGTTGATTCTGAGCAGACAAGTCAAAGTTTCAAAGATCCCATTGTGGAAGTTATAACACCTGATGATGTGTACAATAAATATGGTGCAGATAGTTCAAGGAACCCTTTTTCTGGTATCTGGTCTCGAACTCTCAGAGTAAAAATAACGGGCAGAGATGGATTTGAGAGACTTGATGTTAGGATTCCT GCTGGATTTCTGGATGGAATCACAAACATAGTTCCTG CTTTGGGTGGCGTAAACATCAAAGAACTGTTGGACGATGCGGCTGAGGAAGTTGGGGGAAAACTCTTGATAGATTTTAAAGACAGGATGGGGGACAGGATTCAAGTATTTTTGGAGTGA
- the LOC137823851 gene encoding uncharacterized protein isoform X3, translated as MKVSAVGNASVTVGLTFGGAGGALPFHSSSVSFLRTSKSSVVTASSLSGNDASSPSSPAKLLRRILDSPGVHQGPACFDALSAKLVQTAGFQFCFTSGFSISASRLALPDTGLISYGEILDQGHLITQAVSIPVIGDADNGYGNAMNLKRTLKGYVAAGFAGIILEDQVAPKACGHTRGRRVVSREEAVMKIKAAVDARRESGCDIVIVARTDSRQAVSLDEALVRSRAFADAGADVLFIDALASREEMKAFCEVSPLVPKMANMLEGGGKTPILNPMELEEIGFKIVAYPLSLIGVSIRAMQDSLIAIKGGRLPPPGSMPSFEEIKDILGFNAYYEEEKRYATSTNPQLSKGDSSRNPFSGIWSRTLRVKITGRDGFERLDVRIPAGFLDGITNIVPALGGVNIKELLDDAAEEVGGKLLIDFKDRMGDRIQVFLE; from the exons ATGAAGGTTTCAGCGGTTGGCAATGCCTCTGTGACGGTTGGTCTTACTTTTGGTGGTGCCGGTGGCGCCCTCCCATTCCACTCTTCTTCCGTTTCGTTCCTCCGAACATCCAAATCCTCAGTTGTCACAGCTTCTTCTCTTTCTGGCAACGAtgcttcttctccttcttcacCCGCCAAGCTCCTTCGACGAATCCTCGACTCCCCGGGGGTTCACCAAGGCCCCGCATGTTTCGACGCTCTCAGCGCCAAGCTCGTTCAGACCGCCGGCTTCCAGTTCTGCTTCACCAGCGGCTTCTCCATCTCCGCTTCCAGGCTCGCCTTGCCCGATACCGGTCTCATCTCTTACGGCGAGATTCTCGATCAAGGCCACCTCATCACCCAGGCCGTCTCCATTCCCGTCATCGGCGACGCCGACAACGGCTACGGCAACGCCATGAATCTCAAGAGAACTCTCAAAGGATACGTTGCCGCCGGTTTCGCTGGAATCATTCTCGAAGATCAG GTAGCGCCGAAAGCGTGTGGACACACGCGCGGGAGGAGAGTGGTGTCGAGAGAAGAAGCGGTGATGAAGATTAAGGCGGCCGTGGATGCGAGAAGAGAGAGCGGTTGCGATATTGTCATTGTGGCGCGTACGGATTCTCGCCAAGCTGTGTCGTTGGATGAAGCGCTTGTTAGGTCGAGGGCGTTCGCGGATGCCGGAGCTGATGTTCTTTTCATAGACGCGCTTGCTTCCAGAGAAGAGATGAAGGCTTTCTGCGAAGTTTCTCCGCTTGTTCCCAAAATG GCCAATATGCTTGAAGGTGGTGGCAAGACGCCGATACTTAATCCTATGGAGCTTGAAGAGATTGGTTTTAAGATTGTTGCATATCCCCTTTCCTTGATCGGGGTTTCTATACGAGCAATGCAG GATTCACTTATAGCCATTAAAGGAGGtcgtcttcctcctccaggAAGCATGCCTTCTTTTGAAGAAATTAAGGATATCTTAGGGTTCAATGCTTACTACGAAGAAGAGAAGCGTTATGCTACAAGTACCAATCCGCAGCTTTCCAAGGGAG ATAGTTCAAGGAACCCTTTTTCTGGTATCTGGTCTCGAACTCTCAGAGTAAAAATAACGGGCAGAGATGGATTTGAGAGACTTGATGTTAGGATTCCT GCTGGATTTCTGGATGGAATCACAAACATAGTTCCTG CTTTGGGTGGCGTAAACATCAAAGAACTGTTGGACGATGCGGCTGAGGAAGTTGGGGGAAAACTCTTGATAGATTTTAAAGACAGGATGGGGGACAGGATTCAAGTATTTTTGGAGTGA
- the LOC137823851 gene encoding uncharacterized protein isoform X2 — MKVSAVGNASVTVGLTFGGAGGALPFHSSSVSFLRTSKSSVVTASSLSGNDASSPSSPAKLLRRILDSPGVHQGPACFDALSAKLVQTAGFQFCFTSGFSISASRLALPDTGLISYGEILDQGHLITQAVSIPVIGDADNGYGNAMNLKRTLKGYVAAGFAGIILEDQVAPKACGHTRGRRVVSREEAVMKIKAAVDARRESGCDIVIVARTDSRQAVSLDEALVRSRAFADAGADVLFIDALASREEMKAFCEVSPLVPKMANMLEGGGKTPILNPMELEEIGFKIVAYPLSLIGVSIRAMQDSLIAIKGGRLPPPGSMPSFEEIKDILGFNAYYEEEKRYATSTNPQLSKGESSSLYSIRRRDQVDSEQTSQSFKDPIVEVITPDDVYNKYGADSSRNPFSGIWSRTLRVKITGRDGFERLDVRIPAGFLDGITNIVPALGGVNIKELLDDAAEEVGGKLLIDFKDRMGDRIQVFLE; from the exons ATGAAGGTTTCAGCGGTTGGCAATGCCTCTGTGACGGTTGGTCTTACTTTTGGTGGTGCCGGTGGCGCCCTCCCATTCCACTCTTCTTCCGTTTCGTTCCTCCGAACATCCAAATCCTCAGTTGTCACAGCTTCTTCTCTTTCTGGCAACGAtgcttcttctccttcttcacCCGCCAAGCTCCTTCGACGAATCCTCGACTCCCCGGGGGTTCACCAAGGCCCCGCATGTTTCGACGCTCTCAGCGCCAAGCTCGTTCAGACCGCCGGCTTCCAGTTCTGCTTCACCAGCGGCTTCTCCATCTCCGCTTCCAGGCTCGCCTTGCCCGATACCGGTCTCATCTCTTACGGCGAGATTCTCGATCAAGGCCACCTCATCACCCAGGCCGTCTCCATTCCCGTCATCGGCGACGCCGACAACGGCTACGGCAACGCCATGAATCTCAAGAGAACTCTCAAAGGATACGTTGCCGCCGGTTTCGCTGGAATCATTCTCGAAGATCAG GTAGCGCCGAAAGCGTGTGGACACACGCGCGGGAGGAGAGTGGTGTCGAGAGAAGAAGCGGTGATGAAGATTAAGGCGGCCGTGGATGCGAGAAGAGAGAGCGGTTGCGATATTGTCATTGTGGCGCGTACGGATTCTCGCCAAGCTGTGTCGTTGGATGAAGCGCTTGTTAGGTCGAGGGCGTTCGCGGATGCCGGAGCTGATGTTCTTTTCATAGACGCGCTTGCTTCCAGAGAAGAGATGAAGGCTTTCTGCGAAGTTTCTCCGCTTGTTCCCAAAATG GCCAATATGCTTGAAGGTGGTGGCAAGACGCCGATACTTAATCCTATGGAGCTTGAAGAGATTGGTTTTAAGATTGTTGCATATCCCCTTTCCTTGATCGGGGTTTCTATACGAGCAATGCAG GATTCACTTATAGCCATTAAAGGAGGtcgtcttcctcctccaggAAGCATGCCTTCTTTTGAAGAAATTAAGGATATCTTAGGGTTCAATGCTTACTACGAAGAAGAGAAGCGTTATGCTACAAGTACCAATCCGCAGCTTTCCAAGGGAG AGAGCAGTAGCCTATACAGTATACGACGGAGAGATCAAGTTGATTCTGAGCAGACAAGTCAAAGTTTCAAAGATCCCATTGTGGAAGTTATAACACCTGATGATGTGTACAATAAATATGGTGCAGATAGTTCAAGGAACCCTTTTTCTGGTATCTGGTCTCGAACTCTCAGAGTAAAAATAACGGGCAGAGATGGATTTGAGAGACTTGATGTTAGGATTCCT GCTGGATTTCTGGATGGAATCACAAACATAGTTCCTG CTTTGGGTGGCGTAAACATCAAAGAACTGTTGGACGATGCGGCTGAGGAAGTTGGGGGAAAACTCTTGATAGATTTTAAAGACAGGATGGGGGACAGGATTCAAGTATTTTTGGAGTGA
- the LOC137823856 gene encoding clathrin interactor EPSIN 2-like, which produces MKKAIGQTVRDLKREVNKKVLKVPGIEQKVLDATSNEPWGPHGSLLADIAQATRNPHEYQMIMSVIWKRINDTGKNWRHVYKALTVLEYLVAHGSERVIDEIREHAYQISTLSEFQYVDSSGRDQGNNVRKKSQSLVVLVNDKERIVEVRQKAAANRDKFRNHAAGGMYRPGSHSSSGAYGDRYDDDRYGSREEDRNGYGYGKEREWGYKDDDRNSRDGDRYGRDYEDRYGRDSYRDDDYRGRSQSVDNQYESRSRSSDRDRYDDEGQNSSRGSNAKPEDQSLEARLERKISEQNMGAAPPSYEEAVGESRSPVHSERDVETSAASVPRDSPPHVNDNPIQTSAPTGSSPVNNSTTEATTAASGAQEPEATDDFFDPRGPTSAFSAAPAGPAAPATTNNVEMDLLGSLSDSFSSNALSIVPSESATAAPDANVGSTASFAAPSSGSNNFDQSFEDPFGDGPFKAFTSTETAPSQPLTYQNIEPSQPNGLNAETNSNFGFGDSFSVVPYSAPASDSQPFSANSHFLSQDLSSAQPETDILADILPPAPLPEMSSQQNISAPGFGHPSSPSLPASSGQMASQPFSEPTGQFNQKGFSAATSQPAQTFPVPTDQFSQQPFSAPNSQPGQVQSSFSSPSSQYAQQPFSAPNSQPGQVQSSFSSPSSQYAQQPFSSHAGQHIQPPFASQGGQPAQSGGMYGGLHSQDGSPHSQNGYNGHMNSGNFLPPGSTAAFPSHMTPHTTTGQLSPRTNFSHSPTHQASQFNNHFIGQQGNAGPFSSPITNQSLVPHASQSTALVSQPSNAKFETKSTVWADTLSRGLVNLNISGPKTNPLADIGVDFEAINRKEKRMEKPTTAAVTSTITMGKAMGSGSGMGRAGAGALRPSNQMMGSGMGMGMGMGNGPPGVGMGMGGGYGGMNPSMGMGMGGGMGMGMGQGYQMQPPTGMPPNYNNSMMGPGGYGQQPYGGNGQQPYGGNGQQPYGGNGQQPYGGYGQQPYGGYR; this is translated from the exons ATGAAGAAGGCTATTGGTCAAACTGTCAGGGACCT TAAAAGAGAAGTAAATAAGAAAGTGCTGAAAGTTCCTGGAATTGAGCAGAAG GTTCTTGATGCTACCAGCAACGAACCATGGGGTCCTCATGGATCACTTCTTGCAGATATTGCTCAGGCAACCAGAAACCC TCATGAATACCAGATGATCATGTCAGTAATCTGGAAGCGAATTAATGACACTGGGAAGAATTGGCGGCATGTCTACAAG GCTTTGACAGTACTAGAGTACTTGGTGGCTCATGGGTCAGAGCGAGTCATAGATGAGATCAGAGAACATGCTTATCAAATATCA ACATTGTCCGAGTTTCAATACGTTGACTCCAGCGGAAGGGATCAAGGAAACAATGTCAGGAAGAAATCTCAAAGTCTTGTTGTCCTTGTGAATGATAAAGAAAGAATTGTAGAAGTGAGGCAGAAGGCTGCTGCTAACAGGGACAA GTTTCGCAACCATGCAGCTGGTGGAATGTACAGACCGGGTTCACATTCAAGCAGTGGAGCCTATGGTGACAGATATGATGATGATCGTTATGGAAGCAGGGAGGAAGATCGAAATGGCTATGGTTATGGAAAAGAAAGAGAATGGGGCTATAAAGATGATGATCGAAATAGTCGTGATGGAGATCGTTATGGCAGAGATTATGAGGATCGTTATGGCAGGGATAGTTATAGAGATGATGACTACAGGGGAAGAAGTCAAAGTGTTGACAACCAATACGAATCAAGAAGCAGGAGCTCGGATAGAGATCGTTATGATGACGAAGGACAAAACTCATCTCG TGGAAGCAACGCTAAACCTGAAGACCAATCTCTGGAAGCAAG GCTTGAGCGGAAAATTTCTGAACAAAATATGGGTGCTGCTCCTCCTAGCTATGAGGAAGCTGTTGGTGAATCTCGCAGCCCTGTACACAGTGAAAG AGATGTGGAAACTTCAGCAGCATCTGTTCCAAGAGATTCCCCTCCTCATGTAAATGATAATCCTATTCAAACATCTGCTCCTACAGGATCCTCTCCTGTAAACAATAGCACAACTGAAGCAACTACTGCTGCATCTGGAGCCCAGGAACCTGAAGCAACTGATGATTTTTTTGATCCACGTGGTCCTACATCAG CATTCTCAGCTGCTCCAGCCGGCCCAGCTGCCCCTGCCACCACTAATAATGTTGAAATGGACTTGCTTGGTTCCCTCTCAGACTCGTTCTCTTCAAATGCTTTGTCTATTGTACCATCTGAATCAGCAACTGCAGCCCCTGATGCAAATGTGGGATCAACAGCTTCCTTTGCAGCACCATCATCTGGGTCAAATAATTTCGATCAG TCTTTTGAAGATCCATTTGGTGACGGGCCATTCAAAGCTTTTACTTCCACTGAAACTGCTCCATCTCAACCCCTGACATATCAGAATATTGAACCATCCCAACCAAATGGTCTTAATGCAGAAACAAACTCTAACTTTGGGTTTGGGGATTCATTTTCTGTTGTACCATATTCTGCACCTGCCTCTGACAGTCAACCTTTTTCTGCAAACTCTCACTTTTTGTCTCAAGATTTGTCATCTGCACAGCCAGAAACCGATATTCTTGCAGACATTCTTCCTCCTGCACCGTTACCTGAGATGAGTTCACAACAGAACATTTCAGCACCTGGTTTTGGCCATCCTTCTTCACCTTCCCTTCCAGCTTCATCCGGTCAAATGGCATCACAACCATTTTCTGAGCCAACTGGCCAATTTAACCAGAAAGGTTTCTCAGCTGCTACCAGTCAACCTGCACAAACCTTTCCAGTTCCTACAGATCAATTTTCTCAACAACCCTTTTCTGCTCCTAATAGCCAACCAGGACAAGTACAATCATCCTTTTCATCTCCCTCCAGTCAATATGCGCAACAACCCTTTTCTGCTCCTAATAGCCAACCAGGACAAGTACAATCATCCTTTTCATCTCCCTCCAGTCAATATGCGCAACAACCCTTTTCATCTCACGCTGGTCAACATATTCAGCCACCTTTTGCTTCTCAAGGTGGACAACCTGCACAATCAGGTGGTATGTACGGTGGATTGCACTCCCAAGATGGATCTCCTCATTCCCAAAATGGATATAATGGGCATATGAACAGTGGGAACTTCCTGCCACCGGGATCTACAGCAGCTTTTCCTTCACATATGACTCCCCATACTACAACAGGACAGTTGTCACCACGCACCAACTTTTCCCACTCTCCAACTCATCAGGCATCACAGTTTAACAATCATTTTATTGGACAACAAGGGAATGCAGGACCCTTTAGTTCACCAATTACCAATCAATCACTTGTTCCGCATGCTTCGCAATCAACTGCATTAGTTTCTCAACCATCCAATGCCAAGTTTGAGACAAAATCAACAGTGTGGGCTGATACACTAAGCAGGGGATTGGTTAATTTGAATATATCTGGAC CTAAAACAAACCCGTTAGCAGATATTGGGGTCGACTTTGAAGCCATTAAcagaaaggagaagagaatggagAAGCCCACTACGGCAGCTGTAACATCAACTATAACTATGGGTAAAGCTATGGGATCAGGTTCAGGTATGGGCCGTGCTGGTGCTGGTGCTCTCAGGCCTTCAAACCAAATGATGGGCTCTGGCATGGGTATGGGCATGGGCATGGGTAATGGCCCTCCTGGTGTTGGTATGGGTATGGGAGGAGGCTATGGAGGCATGAATCCATCAATGGGTATGGGAATGGGAGGGGGGATGGGTATGGGTATGGGACAAGGGTACCAAATGCAACCCCCAACTGGAATGCCTCCTAATTATAATAACTCCATGATGGGTCCAGGTGGTTATGGTCAACAGCCATATGGTGGTAATGGTCAACAGCCATATGGTGGCAATGGTCAGCAGCCGTATGGTGGCAATGGTCAGCAGCCATATGGTGGCTATGGTCAACAGCCATATGGCGGCTATAGATGA